From a single Sphingosinicellaceae bacterium genomic region:
- the carA gene encoding glutamine-hydrolyzing carbamoyl-phosphate synthase small subunit, whose translation MPEATAPAQPLGATGVLVLADGTVVWGRGCGAEGSAVGEVCFNTAMTGYQEAMTDPSYAGQIIAFTFPHIGNVGANGEDVEATNPYALGCILREDISEAANFRAERSFDDWLKSWGRIGLSGVDTRALTRRIRVLGAPNAVIAHSATGEFDLPALLSEAQAWPGLEGMDLAKEVSATQSYGWSDGLWTLGQGYATSAANPEGPHVVAVDYGMKRNILRNLVAAGARVTVVPATATYDEIMAHEPDGIFLSNGPGDPAATGVYAVPTIQALLNSGKPLFGICLGHQMLGLAVGAKTFKMHQGHRGANHPVKRLDDGRVEITSMNHGFAVDAETLPANAKATHVSLFDGSLAGLELTDRSAFSVQYHPEASPGPQDSHYLFARFVTSLRKVG comes from the coding sequence TTGCCCGAAGCCACCGCCCCCGCGCAGCCCCTAGGCGCGACGGGAGTATTGGTTCTGGCGGACGGCACGGTCGTCTGGGGCCGGGGCTGCGGGGCCGAGGGCTCGGCGGTCGGCGAGGTCTGCTTCAACACCGCCATGACCGGCTATCAGGAGGCGATGACCGATCCCTCCTATGCCGGTCAGATCATTGCCTTCACCTTCCCGCACATCGGCAACGTCGGCGCGAACGGCGAGGATGTCGAGGCGACCAACCCCTACGCGCTCGGCTGCATCCTGCGCGAAGACATCTCGGAGGCCGCCAATTTCCGCGCCGAGCGCAGCTTCGACGACTGGCTCAAGTCCTGGGGCCGCATCGGCCTGAGCGGTGTCGACACCCGCGCGCTGACCCGCCGCATCCGCGTCCTCGGCGCACCGAACGCCGTGATCGCGCACTCCGCAACCGGCGAGTTCGACCTCCCGGCACTTCTTTCCGAGGCGCAGGCGTGGCCCGGCCTCGAGGGCATGGACCTCGCCAAGGAGGTCAGCGCCACGCAGAGCTACGGCTGGAGCGACGGCCTGTGGACGCTCGGGCAGGGCTACGCGACCAGCGCCGCCAACCCTGAGGGACCGCACGTCGTCGCGGTCGACTACGGCATGAAGCGCAACATCCTGCGCAACCTCGTCGCCGCCGGCGCGCGTGTCACCGTCGTCCCCGCCACCGCGACCTACGACGAGATCATGGCACACGAGCCCGACGGCATCTTCCTGTCGAACGGCCCCGGCGACCCTGCCGCGACCGGAGTCTATGCGGTCCCGACGATCCAGGCGCTGCTCAACTCTGGCAAGCCGCTGTTCGGCATCTGCCTCGGCCACCAGATGCTCGGGCTGGCGGTGGGTGCGAAGACCTTCAAGATGCACCAGGGCCACCGGGGGGCGAACCACCCGGTCAAGCGGCTGGACGACGGGCGGGTCGAGATTACATCGATGAACCATGGGTTTGCGGTCGATGCGGAGACGCTACCGGCGAATGCGAAGGCGACGCACGTGAGCCTGTTCGATGGGTCGCTGGCGGGGCTGGAGCTGACGGACCGGTCGGCGTTCAGCGTGCAGTATCATCCGGAGGCGAGCCCGGGACCGCAAGACAGTCACTATCTGTTCGCGCGGTTCGTTACGAGTTTGAGAAAAGTAGGATGA
- the carB gene encoding carbamoyl-phosphate synthase large subunit, whose protein sequence is MPKRTDLSSILIIGAGPIIIGQACEFDYSGTQACKALKAEGYRIILVNSNPATIMTDPDMADATYVEPITPEVVAKIIAKERPDAVLPTMGGQTALNTALALARDGTLEKYGVELIGADAEAIDKAEDRLKFRDAMTKIGLESPRSLIAHNIAEALEGLEFVGLPTIIRPSFTMGGTGGGIAYNREEFLHIVGTGLDASPTTEVLIEESVLGWKEFEMEVVRDRNDNAIIICGIENIDPMGIHTGDSITVAPMLTLTDKEYQIMRNASIACLREIGVETGGSNVQFAVNPKDGRLVVIEMNPRVSRSSALASKATGFPIAKVAALLAVGYTLDEVMNDITGATPAAFEPTIDYVVTKIPRFAFEKFKGAEATLGTAMKSVGEVMAIGRNFHESVQKALRGLETGLTGFDEVEELAGASESEIEAALSIPGPDRLLIAAQAMREGFTIERINAITYYEPWFLNRIAEIVTAEAEVRANGFGNLAKLKSMGFSDARLATLTGRSEADVSAERRALGIRPVFKRIDTCAAEFEAKTPYMYSTYEAPSFGTPECESHPTDARKVVILGGGPNRIGQGIEFDYCCCHACFALADAGYETIMINCNPETVSTDYDTSDRLYFEPLTAEDVLEVLSKEQENGTLVGVIVQFGGQTPLKLARALEAAGIPILGTTPDNIDLAEDRERFAAMVERIGLLQPKNGIARSRDEAIAVAEDVGYPVLMRPSYVLGGRAMEVVEGPAHLDTYIREAVRVSGDSPVLIDQYLRDAVEVDVDAIADGETIFVAGVLQHIEEAGVHSGDSACSIPPYSLSDDIIAEIERQTAVLAKALDVRGLMNIQFAVKDGLVYLIEVNPRASRTVPFTAKATGLPLAKIAARVMAGESLASFNLVRPKWDHIAVKEAVFPFARFPGTDPVLGPEMKSTGEVMGIDADFAMAFYKSQLGAGTRLPDSGTAFISVKETDKPVIRDMAIELVALGFTVLATDGTAKYLAEQGVAVTAVNKVAQGRPHIVDRIKDGAIDFICNTTGGVQSMKDSQSIRVAALYGKVPYFTTAAASIAAVRAIAAARSRPLEVRSLQSYYSALA, encoded by the coding sequence ATGCCCAAACGCACCGACCTCTCCTCCATCCTCATCATCGGCGCCGGCCCCATCATCATCGGGCAGGCGTGTGAGTTCGACTATTCGGGCACCCAGGCGTGCAAGGCGCTGAAGGCCGAGGGCTACCGGATCATCCTGGTCAACTCGAACCCGGCCACCATCATGACCGACCCCGACATGGCGGACGCGACCTACGTCGAGCCCATCACGCCCGAGGTCGTCGCCAAGATCATCGCCAAGGAGCGCCCTGACGCGGTGTTGCCGACGATGGGCGGGCAGACGGCGCTCAACACCGCGCTGGCGCTGGCTCGCGACGGCACGCTGGAGAAATACGGCGTCGAGCTGATCGGCGCCGATGCGGAGGCGATCGACAAGGCCGAGGACCGGCTCAAGTTCCGCGACGCGATGACCAAGATCGGGCTCGAGAGCCCGCGCAGCCTGATCGCGCACAACATCGCCGAAGCGCTGGAAGGTCTTGAGTTCGTTGGTTTGCCGACGATCATCCGGCCGTCGTTCACGATGGGCGGCACCGGCGGCGGCATTGCCTACAACCGCGAGGAATTCCTCCACATCGTCGGCACCGGGCTCGACGCCTCGCCGACCACCGAAGTGCTGATCGAGGAGTCGGTGCTCGGGTGGAAGGAGTTTGAGATGGAGGTCGTGCGCGACCGCAACGACAACGCCATCATCATCTGCGGCATCGAGAATATCGACCCTATGGGCATTCATACCGGTGACTCGATCACGGTCGCGCCGATGCTGACGCTGACCGACAAGGAATACCAGATCATGCGCAACGCGAGCATCGCTTGCCTGCGCGAAATCGGTGTCGAAACAGGCGGTTCCAACGTCCAGTTCGCAGTCAACCCGAAAGACGGACGGCTGGTGGTCATCGAGATGAACCCGCGCGTGTCGCGGTCCTCGGCGCTGGCGTCGAAGGCCACCGGCTTTCCGATCGCCAAGGTCGCGGCGCTGCTCGCGGTCGGCTACACGCTCGACGAGGTGATGAACGACATCACTGGCGCAACGCCGGCCGCGTTCGAGCCGACGATCGACTATGTCGTCACGAAGATCCCGCGCTTCGCCTTCGAGAAGTTCAAGGGCGCGGAAGCGACGCTCGGCACCGCGATGAAGTCGGTCGGGGAGGTCATGGCGATCGGCCGCAACTTCCACGAGAGCGTCCAGAAGGCGCTGCGCGGCCTGGAGACCGGCCTGACCGGCTTCGACGAGGTCGAGGAGCTCGCGGGCGCGAGCGAGTCCGAGATCGAGGCGGCGCTGAGCATCCCCGGGCCTGACCGGCTGCTGATCGCGGCGCAGGCGATGCGCGAAGGCTTCACGATCGAGCGGATTAACGCGATAACTTATTACGAACCGTGGTTCCTCAACCGGATAGCCGAGATTGTTACGGCGGAGGCGGAGGTTCGTGCGAACGGGTTTGGCAACCTCGCCAAGCTCAAATCCATGGGCTTCTCCGATGCCCGCCTCGCCACGCTGACCGGCCGTTCCGAGGCCGACGTCTCCGCGGAGCGCCGCGCCCTCGGCATCCGTCCGGTGTTCAAGCGCATCGACACCTGCGCCGCCGAGTTCGAGGCGAAAACCCCCTACATGTATTCGACCTATGAGGCGCCGAGCTTCGGGACGCCCGAGTGCGAGAGCCACCCGACCGACGCCCGCAAGGTCGTCATCCTCGGCGGCGGACCGAATCGCATCGGTCAGGGCATCGAGTTCGACTATTGCTGCTGCCACGCCTGCTTCGCGCTCGCCGACGCCGGCTACGAGACGATCATGATCAACTGCAACCCGGAGACGGTGTCGACCGACTACGACACGTCGGACCGGCTCTACTTCGAGCCGCTGACCGCCGAGGATGTGCTGGAGGTGCTGTCCAAGGAGCAGGAGAACGGCACGCTGGTCGGCGTCATTGTCCAGTTCGGCGGGCAGACGCCGCTCAAGCTGGCGCGGGCGCTGGAGGCCGCGGGCATTCCGATCCTCGGCACCACGCCCGACAACATCGACCTGGCGGAAGACCGCGAGCGCTTCGCCGCGATGGTCGAGCGCATCGGTCTGCTCCAGCCCAAGAACGGCATCGCCCGGTCGCGCGACGAGGCGATCGCGGTGGCGGAAGACGTCGGCTACCCGGTACTGATGCGCCCGTCCTACGTGCTCGGCGGGCGTGCGATGGAGGTCGTCGAAGGCCCCGCGCACCTCGACACCTACATCAGGGAGGCCGTGCGCGTATCGGGGGACTCGCCGGTGCTGATCGATCAGTATCTCCGCGATGCGGTCGAGGTCGACGTCGACGCCATCGCCGACGGCGAGACGATCTTCGTCGCCGGCGTCCTCCAGCATATCGAGGAAGCCGGGGTCCACTCGGGCGACAGCGCTTGCTCGATCCCGCCGTACAGCCTGTCGGACGACATCATCGCGGAGATCGAGCGGCAGACTGCAGTGCTCGCGAAGGCGCTCGACGTGCGCGGCCTGATGAACATCCAGTTCGCGGTCAAGGACGGCCTCGTCTACCTGATCGAGGTCAACCCGCGCGCCTCGCGGACCGTGCCCTTCACCGCCAAGGCGACGGGGCTGCCGCTGGCCAAGATCGCAGCGCGGGTGATGGCGGGCGAGAGCCTCGCCAGCTTCAACCTGGTGCGCCCGAAGTGGGACCATATCGCGGTCAAGGAGGCGGTGTTCCCGTTCGCGCGCTTCCCCGGCACCGACCCGGTCCTCGGCCCGGAGATGAAATCCACCGGCGAAGTCATGGGCATCGACGCCGACTTCGCGATGGCGTTCTACAAGAGCCAGCTCGGCGCAGGAACCCGGCTACCCGACAGCGGCACGGCGTTCATCTCGGTCAAGGAGACCGACAAGCCGGTGATCCGCGACATGGCGATCGAGCTTGTCGCGCTGGGGTTCACGGTGCTCGCCACCGACGGCACCGCAAAGTATCTGGCGGAGCAGGGCGTCGCCGTGACCGCTGTCAACAAGGTCGCACAGGGCCGGCCGCACATCGTCGACCGGATCAAGGACGGCGCGATCGACTTCATCTGCAACACCACCGGCGGCGTCCAGTCGATGAAGGACAGCCAATCGATCCGGGTCGCAGCCTTGTACGGAAAGGTACCGTACTTTACGACCGCAGCGGCTAGTATAGCCGCCGTCCGGGCAATTGCTGCCGCGCGCTCGCGACCGCTTGAAGTAAGGTCGCTGCAGTCATATTATTCTGCATTGGCGTAA
- the greA gene encoding transcription elongation factor GreA — protein sequence MATVDKLPMLAEGHTVLVTTLRRLKEEERPEIVLMIEEARAHGDLSENAEYHAAKERQGQVEAQIFDIEDRLARAVVIDPLTLSGDKVVFGGTVHLLDEDEKPIKYQIVGQTEADARIGRISYSSPLGRALIGRRVGEEVEVTTPSGDKYYQIEKLEFI from the coding sequence ATGGCGACGGTCGACAAGCTGCCGATGCTGGCTGAAGGGCACACCGTGCTCGTCACCACGCTGCGCCGCCTGAAAGAGGAAGAGCGTCCCGAGATCGTGCTGATGATCGAGGAGGCACGCGCGCACGGCGACCTCAGCGAGAATGCCGAATATCATGCCGCGAAGGAGCGCCAGGGCCAGGTCGAGGCGCAGATCTTCGACATCGAGGATCGTCTGGCGCGCGCCGTGGTCATCGATCCGCTGACGCTGTCGGGCGACAAGGTCGTGTTCGGCGGCACCGTCCACCTGCTCGACGAGGACGAGAAGCCGATCAAGTACCAGATCGTCGGCCAGACCGAGGCGGATGCCCGCATCGGCCGGATCAGCTATTCGTCGCCGCTCGGCCGTGCCCTGATTGGTCGCCGCGTCGGCGAGGAGGTCGAGGTCACCACGCCGTCCGGGGACAAATACTACCAGATCGAGAAACTGGAGTTCATCTGA
- a CDS encoding rhomboid family intramembrane serine protease — MKPFKPPPAPVTRAIIIACIGVQVAATLLGTHFANMLAETAGLIPARLVDGIAPGVAGGGVPAPLTLVTALFLHAGWLHLGLNLVFLGWVGKYVEWVFGPWRFAGLYLLGGVAGNLLQVAVDPHSTGVVIGASGAIAAIFGAYAVMFAGSRASGRRVLGVAVSSEAATALWFAAVWIGLQLATGYLFRVDGQGIAIWAHIGGFITGLIFAQPYLKGPRV, encoded by the coding sequence ATGAAGCCATTCAAGCCGCCGCCGGCACCGGTGACGCGGGCGATCATCATCGCCTGCATCGGCGTGCAGGTCGCCGCGACCCTGCTCGGCACGCACTTCGCCAACATGCTGGCGGAGACGGCGGGGCTGATCCCGGCGCGGCTGGTCGACGGTATCGCGCCGGGAGTCGCTGGCGGCGGCGTCCCCGCGCCCCTCACGCTGGTGACGGCGCTGTTCCTTCACGCCGGCTGGCTGCATCTCGGGCTGAACCTCGTCTTCCTCGGCTGGGTCGGGAAGTATGTCGAGTGGGTGTTCGGTCCCTGGCGCTTTGCCGGGCTGTACCTGCTCGGCGGTGTTGCGGGTAACCTGCTCCAGGTCGCCGTCGACCCGCATTCGACCGGTGTCGTCATCGGGGCGAGCGGCGCGATCGCGGCGATCTTCGGCGCCTACGCCGTGATGTTCGCCGGCAGTCGGGCGAGCGGCCGGCGCGTGCTTGGCGTCGCGGTCTCGTCGGAGGCGGCGACGGCCTTGTGGTTTGCTGCGGTGTGGATCGGGCTGCAGCTTGCCACCGGCTACCTGTTCCGCGTCGACGGGCAGGGGATCGCGATCTGGGCGCACATCGGTGGCTTCATAACAGGGCTGATCTTCGCGCAGCCGTATCTGAAAGGCCCACGGGTCTAG
- a CDS encoding DUF4170 domain-containing protein, with translation MATPATPTSKLHLVFGGRVSDPRGTDFVDPSALDIVGIFPDFAAAEAAWRANAQRTVDDAAMKYVVVHLHRLLEPDA, from the coding sequence ATGGCTACACCCGCGACCCCGACCTCCAAGCTCCATCTCGTCTTCGGCGGCCGGGTCAGCGACCCGCGCGGCACGGACTTCGTCGATCCGAGCGCGCTCGACATCGTCGGTATCTTCCCCGACTTCGCCGCCGCCGAGGCGGCGTGGCGCGCCAACGCCCAGCGCACCGTCGACGATGCCGCGATGAAGTATGTGGTGGTCCACCTGCACCGGCTACTCGAACCCGACGCCTGA
- a CDS encoding gamma carbonic anhydrase family protein codes for MREGSSIWCNAVIRCEAAHVEIGRNTNVQDFVMIHTDPGRPVVIGANCSITHHATLHGCTVGDDVLIGINATVYGGAVIGSGSIVGQHAYVKDGTMVPPNSIVVGSPAKVIRTVDSRIPNRVNAAFYHRNALAYSRGDHRAWDGPEFEAWMAETLARISAEVAAEGPAR; via the coding sequence ATGCGCGAGGGCAGTTCGATCTGGTGCAACGCGGTGATCCGCTGCGAAGCCGCGCATGTCGAGATCGGGCGCAATACGAACGTCCAGGATTTCGTCATGATCCACACCGACCCGGGCCGTCCGGTGGTAATCGGCGCGAACTGCTCGATCACCCACCACGCCACGCTGCACGGCTGCACGGTCGGCGATGACGTCCTGATCGGCATCAACGCCACGGTTTACGGCGGCGCTGTGATCGGCTCCGGGTCGATCGTCGGGCAGCACGCCTACGTCAAGGACGGGACCATGGTGCCGCCGAACTCGATCGTCGTCGGGTCGCCCGCCAAGGTCATCCGGACGGTGGACAGCCGCATCCCGAACCGGGTCAACGCGGCCTTTTACCATCGCAACGCCCTCGCCTACTCGCGTGGCGATCATCGCGCCTGGGACGGCCCGGAATTCGAGGCGTGGATGGCAGAGACCCTCGCCCGGATCAGCGCCGAGGTTGCCGCCGAGGGTCCGGCCCGCTAA
- a CDS encoding ABC transporter substrate-binding protein → MRVLTRISVSLLALSMAPFAVSAPAMAQAASPADSQAASKFVDDLSVRVFTLLKDKSLSKSQIRAKFRVMLRDAFALDDIGNRLIRRYRNQITPAQYAAYQAALPEFAINAYGDRLMNYANATVTPVRTVPRGARGDVDVYSRVTVPNRDPFDAIWTVRKDGSGFRIINLTISGINLSLTQEADFSSYIAKNGFDALVSFMKSSNAKAAT, encoded by the coding sequence ATGCGTGTTTTGACCCGAATTTCCGTTTCGCTGCTGGCCTTGTCGATGGCGCCGTTTGCGGTTTCAGCGCCGGCGATGGCGCAGGCCGCCTCCCCCGCCGATAGCCAGGCCGCGAGCAAGTTCGTCGACGACCTTTCGGTCCGAGTGTTCACCTTGCTGAAGGACAAGTCGCTGTCGAAGTCGCAGATCCGGGCCAAGTTCCGGGTCATGTTGCGCGACGCCTTCGCGCTCGACGATATCGGCAACCGCCTGATCCGGCGCTACCGCAACCAGATCACCCCGGCGCAGTACGCGGCCTATCAGGCGGCGCTTCCCGAGTTCGCGATCAACGCCTACGGCGACCGGCTGATGAACTATGCCAACGCGACCGTGACACCGGTGCGTACCGTGCCGCGCGGCGCGCGGGGCGATGTCGACGTTTACAGCCGCGTCACGGTGCCGAACCGCGACCCGTTCGACGCGATCTGGACGGTGCGCAAGGACGGCAGCGGCTTCCGCATCATCAACTTGACGATCTCGGGCATCAACCTGTCGCTGACCCAGGAGGCCGACTTCTCGTCGTACATCGCCAAGAACGGCTTCGACGCGCTGGTATCGTTCATGAAGTCGTCGAACGCGAAGGCGGCGACTTGA
- a CDS encoding DUF3618 domain-containing protein: MAADDTSRIAGEAEDTRERISATLDELQDRLNPRRIVSEAVDSVQAGGADLLKSGRDLVRGHPVTLAAGGLAIGLALLGTTRLRSARVNFGDDSESYSDYDDSYEDRRSEPASERFALLRGPNTSFGGNPFVGVLVGLAAGALMGALFPETESERRLLGDTGHRLADAAREKVDDLTGQAKSAVQSVVDAAKNELGGHRTT, from the coding sequence ATGGCCGCCGACGACACCTCCAGAATTGCCGGAGAAGCCGAGGATACCCGCGAGCGCATCAGTGCCACCCTCGATGAGCTGCAGGATCGGCTCAACCCGCGGCGCATCGTCAGTGAAGCGGTCGATTCAGTGCAGGCCGGTGGTGCCGACCTGCTCAAGTCGGGCCGCGACCTCGTGCGCGGTCACCCGGTGACGCTTGCCGCTGGAGGCTTGGCGATCGGGCTGGCGCTGCTCGGCACGACCCGGTTGCGCAGTGCGCGCGTCAACTTCGGCGACGATTCGGAATCATACAGTGACTACGACGACAGCTACGAGGATCGTCGCTCCGAGCCGGCGAGCGAGCGCTTCGCTCTGTTGCGTGGGCCGAACACGTCGTTCGGCGGCAACCCGTTCGTCGGCGTACTGGTTGGCCTTGCCGCCGGCGCACTGATGGGCGCGCTGTTCCCGGAGACCGAGAGCGAGCGCCGCCTGCTCGGCGACACCGGGCACCGGTTGGCGGATGCGGCGCGCGAGAAAGTGGACGACCTGACCGGGCAGGCCAAGTCTGCGGTGCAGTCGGTTGTCGACGCCGCAAAGAACGAGCTCGGCGGCCACAGAACGACTTGA
- a CDS encoding phage holin family protein has translation MATQSDRDQSIGDLLRQLIEDVQHLFRTELRLFQAEVRSNVSGLKTGAILIGFGATLMLASLITLFAAFVGWLIPIVGHGWAELIVAVASAVIGVIALGVGSKKLGAASLSPDRTIASVRQDAKTLKGN, from the coding sequence ATGGCGACACAATCGGACCGGGACCAGTCGATCGGCGACTTGCTGCGGCAGCTCATCGAAGACGTTCAGCACCTGTTTCGCACGGAGCTGAGGCTGTTCCAGGCCGAGGTGCGGAGCAACGTCTCCGGGCTGAAGACCGGCGCAATCCTGATCGGCTTCGGCGCGACGCTGATGCTCGCGTCGCTGATCACGCTGTTCGCGGCGTTCGTCGGCTGGTTGATTCCGATCGTTGGCCACGGCTGGGCTGAGCTCATCGTGGCGGTTGCGTCGGCGGTGATCGGCGTGATCGCACTCGGTGTCGGCTCCAAGAAGCTCGGCGCCGCGAGCCTGTCCCCCGACCGCACGATCGCGTCGGTCAGGCAGGACGCCAAGACCTTGAAGGGAAACTGA
- the eno gene encoding phosphopyruvate hydratase has protein sequence MTAIVDIHARQILDSRGNPTVEVDVLLEDGSFGRAAVPSGASTGAHEAVELRDGDASRYGGKGVLKAVAAVNGDIFDALAGIDAEEQGELDAAMIALDGTPNKSRLGANAILGVSLAAAKAAAEARGLPLHRYIGGIGAHVLPVPMMNIINGGAHADNPIDFQEFMVMPVGAPTLAEAVRWGAEIFHTLRKELSAAGQSTAVGDEGGFAPNLQGTNAALDFIMRSVEKAGFHPGEDVFIALDPAASEFFKDGRYELVGEGKSLAPHEMVDYYADLCARYPILSIEDGMAEDDFEGWRAITDRLGATHQLVGDDLFVTNPERLRDGIGRGLANSLLVKVNQIGTLTETLQAVEMAHRARYTSVMSHRSGETEDSTIADLAVATNCGQIKTGSLARSDRLAKYNQLIRIEEELGETAVYAGRAVLRRQ, from the coding sequence ATGACCGCGATCGTCGACATCCACGCGCGCCAGATCCTCGACAGCCGCGGTAACCCTACCGTCGAGGTGGACGTCCTGCTCGAGGATGGCAGCTTCGGACGTGCCGCGGTCCCGTCGGGCGCCTCGACCGGGGCTCATGAGGCGGTCGAACTCCGCGACGGCGATGCTTCACGCTACGGCGGCAAGGGCGTCCTGAAGGCCGTCGCCGCGGTCAACGGCGACATCTTCGACGCGCTGGCGGGTATCGACGCCGAGGAGCAGGGCGAGCTCGACGCCGCGATGATCGCGCTCGACGGCACCCCGAACAAGTCGCGGCTCGGTGCCAACGCCATCCTCGGCGTCAGCCTCGCCGCCGCCAAGGCTGCGGCCGAGGCCCGCGGGCTGCCCTTGCACCGCTACATCGGCGGTATAGGGGCACATGTCCTACCAGTTCCGATGATGAACATCATCAACGGCGGCGCGCATGCCGACAATCCGATCGACTTCCAGGAGTTCATGGTGATGCCGGTCGGCGCGCCAACCCTCGCCGAGGCCGTGCGCTGGGGGGCCGAGATCTTCCACACCTTGCGCAAGGAGCTCAGCGCCGCCGGCCAGTCGACCGCGGTCGGCGACGAGGGCGGCTTCGCACCCAACCTCCAGGGCACCAATGCCGCGCTCGATTTCATCATGCGCTCGGTCGAGAAAGCCGGTTTCCATCCCGGCGAAGACGTCTTCATCGCGCTCGACCCGGCCGCGTCGGAGTTCTTCAAGGACGGCCGCTACGAACTGGTCGGTGAGGGCAAGTCGCTGGCCCCGCACGAGATGGTCGACTATTACGCCGACCTGTGTGCGCGCTACCCGATCCTGTCGATCGAGGACGGCATGGCCGAGGACGACTTCGAGGGCTGGAGGGCGATCACCGACCGGCTTGGCGCCACGCACCAGCTCGTTGGCGATGATCTGTTCGTGACCAACCCGGAGCGACTGCGCGACGGCATCGGCCGCGGCCTGGCGAACTCGTTGCTGGTCAAGGTTAACCAGATCGGAACACTTACCGAGACCCTGCAAGCTGTGGAAATGGCCCACCGGGCGCGCTATACCAGCGTCATGTCGCACCGTTCCGGTGAAACCGAGGACTCCACAATCGCCGATCTGGCCGTCGCGACCAACTGCGGGCAGATCAAGACTGGCAGCCTGGCGCGCTCCGACCGGTTGGCCAAGTACAACCAGTTGATCCGCATCGAGGAGGAACTGGGCGAGACCGCAGTCTATGCCGGTCGCGCAGTGCTGCGCCGACAGTGA
- a CDS encoding septum formation initiator family protein, whose amino-acid sequence MSDRSTLLDLAQRAAIPVATLILIGYFLFHAVAGNTGLLAWREYQVEHRQLEAQAREVASRREVLERHTKLLDPRRVNPDFADQLARENLGVLGPDEVIIDLPPPPA is encoded by the coding sequence GTGAGCGACCGCAGCACTCTTCTCGACCTCGCCCAGCGGGCGGCGATCCCGGTCGCGACGCTCATCCTGATCGGCTATTTCCTGTTCCACGCCGTCGCCGGTAACACCGGCCTGCTGGCATGGCGCGAATACCAGGTCGAGCACCGGCAGCTCGAGGCGCAGGCGCGTGAGGTCGCGTCGCGCCGCGAAGTGCTCGAGCGGCACACCAAGCTGCTCGATCCGCGGCGGGTCAACCCCGACTTCGCCGACCAGCTGGCCCGCGAAAACCTTGGCGTGCTCGGCCCCGACGAGGTCATCATCGACCTGCCGCCGCCGCCGGCCTGA